The genomic window ACCTTTTTTATTAATTATAAAAGTTCGAGGAATAGATTTGGTAAATAATGCATGTGGAACGTTGTTAATAGGATTATAAACCTCGAACGTATAGTCCTTTTTTATTTTAAAACTACTAACAACATCAAAATTGTCATTAGTCACAAACAAAAATTTCACTTTATCATTATAATCTTTATACAACTCTTGAAGGCTTGGCATTTCTGCAATACAAGGTGGACACCAAGTTGCCCAAAAGTTAATGAGTACAACTTCACCTTTGGCAGACTCAAAATCTAGAATTGTATTATTATCTGACTGCAGCTTCCAATTACTATATGTAATTTTCACTCTTTCATCATTATCAATTAAAGTTGATTGATTTATATAGCTTAATCCTTTATGTAGCCATATCTGTATAGGCTGTCTTGTCTGTGGAATAATAAGTAGCAATATTATTATTAAAAAAACAATATTGCTTTTGTTGAGTTTTCTTTTCATCAATTACAAAATTAAGCCGAAGTACTGAAAATCCTAATTTGTCGACGGTTGAAATCAATGACATCTGCTTCTTTTAGCTCGTTCATTAAAATATTCAGTGTAGGACGAGAAACACCTATTAGTGATGCGATATCTTTTTGGGTATACGGATGATCAATAACATGATCTCCTGTTTTTTCACAATCGTAACCATAATCTGTACACAACTCATTCAAAAACTCTAATAGTCTGGTTTTAGAATCCTTAAAAAGTAATAGCTGCAGTCGACGTTCTAATTTTTTAAACTTAAAACCTATAAACTTATAAATTCTCAGACTAAAGGTTTTGTTATCTCTCATCAAATCATGCATTGTATCTACTCCAACTGGACAAATAGAGGTTTGATTATCTAGAGATTGAGCAAATTCATCACGCTTCTCTTCACCTAAAATCGCTTTCTCTCCAAACAACTCTCCCTTTCTTAAAATTGCTTTAACCACTTCTGTACCATCCTCATTGTAATAACCTATCTTAACTTTACCTTTTTCTATTAAATACACCTTGTTGGCAGCATCTTCTTCAAAATATATATAATCACTTTTTTTATAAGCATCAAATGTATGGCACGCTTTATACTGTTTAAACTTATGAGGGCAGAGCAAATTAAATAAATTCACATCTTCAAGTATCCAGATAGAATTCATGACTAAAGAAAGATTTAATTGAGTTAAAATAAAAGTCGTTAAATCTATCTATACCTTTCAAAGTAAAAACAAAAAAACTCTCAGTTAACAACCGAGAGTTTTTATCTATTTCCAAAAGAGTTAGCTATTTAAGCATTTTGCTTCTTAATTAAATTAAGTGCAGAACCTTCTTTATACCATTCAATTTGTGCATCATTATATGTATGGTTTAAAGCAATAACATCTTTAGAACCATCTGAGTGCACAACCTCAACATGTAGTTGCTTATCTGGTGCAAACTCATTTAAATCTAAGAAGTTAAATGTATCATCTTCTTGAATTAAATCGTAATCTGCTTCGTTAGCAAAAGTAAGACCTAACATACCTTGTTTTTTAAGGTTTGTCTCGTGGATACGAGCAAAAGATTTTACAATTACAGCTGCAACACCTAAGTGTCTAGGCTGCATAGCTGCATGCTCTCTAGAAGATCCTTCACCATAGTTATGATCTCCTACAACAACAGACCATATACCATGTTTTTTATAATCTCTCTGAGTGTCTGGCACACCACCATACTCACCAGTTAGTTGGTTTTTAACAAAGTTAGTTTTCTTGTTAAAGGCGTTTACAGCACCAATTAAAGTATTGTTTGCAATGTTATCTAAATGCCCTCTAAAACGTAACCAAGGGCCAGCCATAGAAATATGGTCTGTAGTACATTTTCCAAAAGCCTTAATTAACAATTTAGCACCAGTAACAGAATCTCCAATAGGCTCAAATGGTGTTAATAATTGTAATCTCTCAGAATCTGGCTTTACAGTAACCTCTACTCCACTTCCATCAGCAACTGGCTCTAAATATCCATTTTCTTTTACTTCGAAACCTTTTGGTGGTAATTCCCATCCTGTTGGTTCATCTAGCATTACCTCTTCACCATTCTCGTTAATTAACTTATCAGTCATTGGATTGAAATCTAATCGACCAGCAATAGCTACAGCAGCTACCATCTCTGGTGATGCTACAAAGGCATGTGTATTTGGATTCCCGTCAGCACGCTTAGCAAAGTTTCTGTTAAACGAGTGAACTATACTGTTTTTAGGTGCATTTTTTGGATCACTATATCTAGCCCATTGCCCAATACAAGGACCACAAGCATTAGTAAATATCTTAGCGTCTAATTTTTCAAAAACTTCTAGTATTCCATCTCTATCAGCTGTATAACGTACTTGCTCAGAACCTGGATTGATACCAAACTCAGCTTTTGTTTTTAAGCCTTTATCTAAAGCTTGTTGTGCTATAGAAGATGCTCTAGATAAATCTTCGTATGAAGAGTTAGTACAAGAACCGATAAGTCCCCATTCTACCTCCAAAGGCCAATCATTTTCTGTTGCCTTTTCTGTCATTTCTTTACCAGCAGGTGTTGATAAATCTGGCGTAAAAGGACCATTCAATAACGGACTTAATTCAGACAAGTCAATATCAATCACTTGATCAAAATACTGCTCAGGGTTAGCATAAACCTCAGCATCTGCAGTAAGGTATTCTCTAATTTTGTTAGCTTCATCTGCTACATCTTCTCTATCTGTAGCTCTTAGGTAACGCTCCATTGAATCATCATATCCAAACGTAGACGTTGTCGCTCCTATCTCAGCACCCATGTTACAAATTGTACCTTTACCAGTACAAGACATCGATGTTGCTCCAGGTCCAAAATATTCAACAATAGCACCTGTACCACCTTTTACGGTTAAAATTTCAGCTACTTTTAGAATAACATCTTTTGGTGCTGTCCATCCAGATAATTTTCCGGTTAATCTTACACCAATCAATTTTGGAAATTTAAGTTCCCAAGCCATTCCGGCCATTACGTCTACGGCATCTGCTCCACCAACTCCAATAGCTACCATTCCTAGTCCGCCTGCGTTAACCGTATGCGAATCGGTACCAATCATCATTCCACCTGGAAATGCATAATTTTCTAATACCACCTGGTGAATAATACCTGCACCTGGTTTCCAGAAGCCAATACCATATTTATTAGATACTGATTCTAAGAAATTAAACACTTCGCTACTAGTACTATTTGCATGTTTTAAATCTCTAGCAGCACCATCTTTTGCCTGAATTAAATGGTCACAGTGTACAGTGGTTGGCACAGCGACTTTTGGTTTACCAGCTTGCATAAACTGAAGTAATGCCATCTGTGCTGTTGCATCTTGACAAGCAACTCTATCTGGTGCAAAATCTACATAATCCTTACCTCTAGTAAACGCTTTTGTAGGTTTACCATCCCAAAGATGAGCGTATAATATTTTTTCTGAAAGTGTTAATGGTTTTCCAACAATATCTCTGGCTGCATCTACGCGCTCAGTCATGTTAGCATAAACCTTCTTTATCATATCAATGTCAAAAGCCATAAAGTATATTTAAAGGTTGATAATTATTTTAAATTAAAGTGTCACAAATTTACAAAATAGTAGTGATTTTTGAAAATATGTAAAGAAATCAGCAAAACACTGAAAATAAATCACGTAAAGTCTTTTTTTACATATATTATTCTAAAAATTAACGCATTAATTGCCATTTACATATAAAATTAACAATTAGACTTATTTAGAATAATTCTGAATTTTAAAAGTTAAAAAAGAATTTGAACAATAAAAGGTATTAAAAAAGGCTTTCAATGATTTTCTCATCGCTTACACCTTCTGCTTCAGCTTTGTAGTTTTTAATAATTCTGTGTCTTAAAATACCTATTGCAACTGCTTGGATATCTTCAATATCTGGTGAAAATTTTCCTTTTGTAGCAGCATGAGTTTTAGCTGCTAAAATTAAATTTTGTGAGGCACGTGGACCAGCTCCCCAATCTACAAACTCTTTTACTATATCTGCGGCAGTTTGTTCATTTGGTCTTGTTTTAGCTACCAAAGAAACCGCATACTCAATAACATTATCTGCAACAGGAATACGACGTATCACATTCTGAAAATCAATAATTTCTTGAGCTGAAAATAATGCATTAACTGAAGTTTGAATATCTGTAGTTGTTGCTTTTACAACCTCAACTTCTTCTTTAAAAGATGGGTATTGTAGTCGTATTGCAAACATAAAACGGTCTAACTGTGCTTCTGGTAAAGGATAAGTTCCCTCTTGTTCTATGGGGTTTTGTGTTGCTAACACAAAGTAAGGCAAACTCAACTTGTATTGATGACCTGCTACAGTTACAGCTCTCTCTTGCATAGCTTCTAGGAGCGCAGCCTGAGTTTTTGGTGGTGTTCTGTTAATCTCGTCAGCGAGGATGATGTTAGCGAAGATTGGACCTTTTATAAATTTAAAGTGACGATCTTCATCTAAAATTTCACTTCCTAAAATATCACTAGGCATTAAATCTGGTGTAAACTGAATGCGCTTAAAATCTAAGCCAAGTGCTTGCGCAATTGTATTTACCATTAAGGTTTTTGCTAAACCTGGTACACCTATTAAAAGTGAATGTCCACCTGAAAAAATTGAAATTAAGATTTGGTCTACAACATCTTCCTGACCAATAATCACCTTAGCTATTTCTTGCTTTAGTGTTTTGTATTTGTTTACGAAGTTTTCGATTACAGCAACATCAGACATAGGCTATTGTGTTTTTAACCAATTACTCTGGTATTCGCAATTTCTGTATTCGCCATTTATCTTTACATAGGTCTCTGCGATTACCTCTTTTTGCCATTTTTCTATGGCTCTTACTTGCTTATCTTGAAGTGCTAATTCTTTAATCTTTAAATAATCTCTAGCATAGTCGGCTTCATGGTCGTCAATACGATCTGTTACAGTCATTATCTTAAACTTAATATTGTTTATTCTGTCTTCATCTTGAATAACTTGACTCACCTCACCATCTTTAAGATTTTGTATTTGTGTATACATCTCCGTATCCATTTTGGTCAACTCAAAATTGAAATCTTGTGTTGTAGGATTTGTTAATTTACCTCCTTCATACTTTGTTTCTTCTTCATCACTAAACTCTCTTGCGGCTTCAGCAAAAGTTGTTTTGCCACTAACAATTAAATCTCTAACTCTTTCAATTTCCTCTTTTGCTTTTTGAATGGTCTCTTGAGATAATTCTGGTCGCAATAAAATATGTCTTACTTCATACTCTTGACCTCTAATTTTTTCAAGGTATATGATATGAAAACCAAAATCTGTTTCAAATGGCTCTGATATTTCACCCTCTTGAAGATTAAAGGCAACATCTCTAAACTCTTTTACCATTCTAGGTTTCTTTCTGTTCATGGTTGGCAATAAACCTCCATTGTTCTTAGAACCAGAATCTTCTGAATAAAATAGAGCCTTAGTGGCAAACTTAGATGACCCGCTTTCTACATCTTTCTTAAACCCATTAAGTCTATCAATTACTGCTTGTTTAGCTTCTTCTGTAACTTCTGGTATTACAACAATTTGGGCAACCTTTAGTTCTGTTCCAAACGTTGGTCTTTCGTCTTTTGGTATGTCATTAAAGAAGGTTCTCACCTCTTCTGGAGTAACTTCAACATCGTCAATTACTTTTTTCTGCATTTCCTGAGCGAGGTAAGCATTTTTATTTATCTCATACATTTCATCTCTTAAAGCTTGTTCAGAATCCTTTTTATAGAAATTCAACAAACCTTGCATGTCGCCTCTGGTTTGTGCCATTATACCTTGTATTTGTTGGTCTACAAGAGATTTAATATACAACTCATTTACAATAATACTATCTTGAATAGCCTGGTGCGCATATAACTTTTTCTCTAAAAGGCTACCAAAAAGTTCGCAGCGCGAAACGCCACTTAAGTCTGCTCCTTGCGCTTCTAGCTGAGCAATCTCACGGTCTAAATCGGACTCTAATACAATATAGTCTCCAACAACAGCAGCTACACCATCGGCTTTAACTCTGGTGGCATTAACCACAGAGTCTTTTGCTTTTTCTTTTACAACTTCATCTTGAATAATCTCTTGAGCACCAATGGTACCAACATACAGAAAACAACAAAGACTTAAAGTCTTAGTTATAGATTTGAAATTTATTGTTCTTAATTGCATCTTTTGAAATATCTTTTTCTAGTTGTTTAATAAGCTCTAGTTTACGCTTATTAATTACAATTTGTTTTATCGATTTGCCGACATACTCTAATGGTGCATAATCATTCTGCAAACGAATGTCATTAACATGCATCAAATATAGGTTTATTGAATCTTTGAGCTGTAAGAAATTAGATTTTTTTAACAGTTGGTCTTTACTTTCTTGAGTTACCACAGGAACTTTATCTACAACCTGACTTAATTTTACCCAAAGAGAATCATTAAGAGAATACGATTTAAATTGTACTGAAATGGAATCTAAATAGCGCTTATCCTTAGCCTCATAACGTTTAAATCTATTTTTTATAGTATCTAAATCTATGGGATTAAGTGGTAAACTTATATATCGTAACTGTAATAAATCATCATTAAGCTTGAAAGATTCTTTATTGGCTTCATAAAATACTTCAGCCTCATCTGTATTAACTATTGTATCAATATTCTTTTTTACCAAGGCTTCTAAATAGGCTTTGGTATACAAATCACTTTTGTACTGCTCTACCAGTTTAGAAAACTCTTCTTGCTTTTCTTGAGATAGGTTTAGTAATGCTCCATCCATGAGCAGTAATTGGCGTGCCCATCTATTTATATAACCATTTACTATAACCAAGCTATCTTCTTTGCTTGTTCCTTCTGGTACTAAGCCCTCAACATCTTCTTTGTATAAATACGTTTCATTAACTCTTGCTATAGGCTCTCTGTCATCTGTTTTTTTAAAAAAATCACAGCTGAAACACCCCAAACAAACAACCAGTATAAAGAACGTCTTCTTCAAGAAAATTTATTGATTTTTAATTTTAGTTTTTACCTTCTCAAGCGCTTTCTCATTAAGCTCAACCTTAAAACGCTTGTGTAGACTGTTAATCCAATTAGCTTCAATCTCGGTTTGGTAATCATTTATCACATTACCTTTAGCCTCTTCTAAAGTTTTGTTTCCTGCTGGCAATACAGACTTAACGTCTATAACATGAAACGCATCGTTGTGTGAATATATTTCAGATACACCTTGTTCTATCTTAAGATTAGCTGGAAGTTTGGGATCATTAGTATTAAAAACACCTTTAGTAAAAATGATGTTTTTTTGACTGTCTGTATCTAAGGCTTTCTTTATCTCTTCTTCAGATTTTCCTTTTTTCATCATTTTTAAAGCCTTTTTGGCATAATCCTCATTTGCAGAAGTTGCTATTACTACATCTACACGGTCACTCCATTGGTACTTTGCTTTATGCTTTTGATAAAATGCTTCTAAACCAACAGTATCTTTAGATGCTTTATTCCAAATTTCTTTTTCCATCAAATCAAACAACAACAAACCGTCTCTATATTCTTTTAAAATATTAGCAAAATCCTCATTTTCTAGTTCTAGATTATCTTCTCTGTATTGAAGGATAGAATTCTCAAAAAACTTATCAAACTCATTATCTACGATAACGGAAAAATCACCTTTTTTATTTGCATAGTTACGCTGAGCAGACATAAGGTGATGACCAAACTCTCCGTAAGTAAATGAGCGATTGCCTATAGTGAAAACAATTTTGTCTTTATCAAAGTCTTCTGGTAATCTCCAAGAACGCGTAAAGTAATTGTTATCTAAAAGTGGTGTAAAATATTTTTTAGCTTCTGAATTATATGAAATCTCATAACGCTTTTTTAATTCATCAACCATAGCTTCGTTAATAAGTTGAGATCTAGAATCTCTTTTTACCTTAGATTCTATAGTTGGTTTTAATTCTTCAAAAGACTGTATTGGCTCAAGGCTTATGCGCTTTACGATATGCCAACCATATTCTGATTTAAAAGGCTGACTAATATCACCATCATTTTTCAAAGCAAATGCATGGTCTTCAAAAATCGTTGAACTTAACTGACCGCTCTTAAAAGATGATAATTTTCCACCATTTCTTGCCGAGCTCTTATCATCAGAAAATTGCTTTGCCAAAGACTCAAACTTCTCTCCTTGCTGCAATTTTTTATAAATATCATTGATGCGTTCTTCTGGATTTAAAAGCGAATCTTTTTGCTGTAACGCTATCATAATATGAGCTGCAGTAATGGTTCCTCTAGATGGACGCTTATCGTTAACCTTCACCACATGATAACCAAACTGTGTTCTAAAAGGCATAGAAATTTCGCCTTTTGGTGTGTTGTAAGCTGCCGTTTCAAAATCGTACACCATTTTAAATGCAGAAAAATATCCTAAGTCTTCCAAAAAGATAGTTTGCCCATTATGCACATCTGCTTTTACAGTATCAAACCCTTCTTTAAGTACACGCTCCCTCAACTTTAAAACCTGATTGTAAGCCTCTATCGTATCCTTTGCATTGCCATCTAAACGCACTAATACATGAGATGCATTTACATCAAAGCTGTTGCGCTCGTATGCTTCTTTAACTAATGCATCAGTCACCTTGTTTTCAGAGAGGTAATTTTTTGTTAACTGTTTCTTGTATCTTAAAAACTCTCGTTGGTATTTGGTGTCCTCATCTAGCTTAAGGCGCTTAGCCTCTTTTAGTTTTAACTGATACTCAGTGAATAGTTTTAAATAGCCATCAAAATCTTTTTGACTTTCGTCTTTTACTAAATCTAGATTTTTATTGTAAACCCTTAGAAATTCTGAAGTCATTATTGGCTCATCATCAACCGTTAGCAACACTTCATCTTTTTCTTGAGCAAACGATACATTTAATGCTAGTAAAACTAAAAGCAAAATTTTAAATCTAGGTTTCATATTCATAAAGTTTTCTTCGTTAGATCTTCACATTTATGTTGTGCAAACACCTCAATTTAGAGGTTGAGCAAAAATAACATAAATCACTTATTCTACAAGTTATAGCATCATGTTAATTTATTAATTCCAACTAGATCCAAAAAGGTGATTACAACTTGTAAATAGGTTGAAACGTCGATAAATTAAACTTAGTATTACAGCTTTTGTATACCTTTAAAATTATTGTGAAATTCTAGATGAAATATACAACCGAAATCATAATAGAAAAACCTTTACAAGAGGTAGTCAATAAAATGCACTCCACTGAGAACATGAAACATTGGCAAGAAGGTCTACTAAGTGCAGAGCACATTTCTGGTATTCCAGGTGAGTTTGGTGCTAAAATGAAACTGAAATACAACTTTGGCAAACGTAAAATGGAGTTAATTGAAACTATAACAAAGCAAGACTTTCCAAACGAGTTTCATGCTACATATACTACGAAAGGAGTTAGGAATATTCAACAAAATTATTTTGAAAGCACTCCCGAAGGACATACCAAATGGGTTAGCAAAAACGAATTTCAACCCACAACATTTATGATGAATGCCATGTTGTTTTTAATGCCTGGCGCCTTTAAGAAACAGACAAAAAAATACATGACTAACTTTAAAAACTTTGCCGAAAAAGGCATATCTGTTTCTAATGCGTAAAATAAAATTGATTTGGGACTTTAGAGGTCCTGCAAGCCAAAAAACTGCCGAACACCATTTAATTCACCTTAAAGAGTATATTACCATAAATAAACTTGACATTAGCATTACTGGCGTTGAAACTTTTGGAGACATGCATAGCATCGCTTTTTTAGTGGTTGATGAACCAGAAATGAAAACTTTGAGAGATGCTCTAAAACCACATAGAGGACAAGTCTATTCTGAAAATTAAAACAGGCGCTTTAAAAACGATTGAATAAATCGTTTTGGCGGTACAGATAAGATTATTTTTAAATCTTCAAGCAAGGTAGATTCTTCATCTAAAAACTTAAAAATAGTTTTAACATCTGCTTTTTTGAACATGGATGCAAATAGCACTGCTCCTTCTTCATTATTGTTTGCTAAAACATCTAGAAAAATTAAATCATAAAACCAAAACTTTGATTTTTTATGATACTTGTTTAAATCATTTTCGGTCTTTAAAAACTCAACTAGTGTTTTGGTTTTTTTTGTTGTATTTCTAAAAGTGTAACCTGTACTCGCTTTTGTCCAGCCACCTGCTGTACCAATATTGAGTATGTGTTTTGAATTAAATTCAGAAAACTTAAAAGCTGTCATCGGTATAGCCCCTTTTTCTTTTTCTATTATCTTAAAATCGCTAATCCCTTTTTGCTTTAGATAAACAGCTATAGCATCCTCATATTCATTTAGTTGAAGCAACTCTTTAGAAAATAAGGTGTATTCAAAAAGTGCCGTTTTTTTATTTATTGGCAAGACATACATAAAACGTGTGTTTCCGTTTTGAGGCACGGTAAAATCCATAAAGGTTGCCTTAGAATCATCGAAAACAGCCTCTTCCGCTTTTACAAACCAACCGACAAAATGCTGTTGTAAAACAGGATACTTCTTTTGAAATTGATAAAGCTCAGCTTTATGAATACTATTAAATAGTTTAGCAGCTACATAACTTCCGTTCTTGGTTATGACCTGAACATTAAACTTCTGCTCAGTAAAACTAACAACCTCTTCATTGAGGAATGTTATATTGGTTTTACTTTCAATCTTTTGTTGAAGTGAATTGTAAAAATCTTCACTTCGTATCATTTTGTATTGATATGGGGAAATATCTATTACCTCTTTATGCGTATCGCTTCCAAAGTAAATTTTAGACCAAGTTTTGGTAAGTATATCATCCCATTCTCCTTTACCATTTTCCCAAAAACACCAGGTTCTATCATTACCTTTTTCCTTCTCTTTATCAATGATTAAAATCGATTTATCATCAAAAAAAGGATCCGAAGCCATACGATACGCAAGCATAAGACCTGAAGCTCCAGCACCTAAAATGATATAATCGTAGTTTGTCATTAATAAAATTAAACTCTAGCGAAGATAAGGGTAATTAAACTTATGTTTGCAAAGTTTAATTACCTTGAAGTGCTTTTTTAATCAAAATTTATGAAGTCAACTCTATATTTTCTCATTCTTTTTACATTGCAATTTAGCTTAGCTCAAGACAGTTTATCAACAAAAACCATAATTCCATGGACTAAAGATGTAAAATTAAATTGGGTAGATTTTAAAGGTTCCCCAAATACTAACATTCTTGCTTATGCGCAAACATCTTATAAAATAGATATTTTCCCAACTGAAGTAAATGTAGATGCCAATAATAACATTCAGAATTTTGAAAGTCTTCATGTTGTTGCAAATTTTTACACCAATCACTCTTGGGTCTATAGAGAAAGTGATTATTTATTAAAACATGAGCAGTTGCATTTTGATATAGCAGGTTTGTATGCTTTAAAAATCAATAAAGAGTTCAAAAAACTAATTGCCAATAAAAACGCAAACTTTGATTCGTATTTTGACATTTATCAAAATCTATGGGCAAAATGTAGAGAAACACAAAAGCAATACGATTCAGAAACTCAACATGGTCAACTTGTGGCAGAAAACGATGAATGGATTAAAAAAATTAATGCTGAAATAGAAATGCATTTATAAAAAAAGTCCCACTATTTATGTGAGACTCTTAATTATTTAAGTTTAGAATCGGGTTTATTTTGTTCCCATTAATTCTACATCAAAAACTAATGTCGCATTTGGTGGAATAACACCTCCTGCACCTGCAGCACCATACCCTAAGTCGCTAGGAATTACTAAACGAGCTTTGTCTCCTACATTAAGTAAACAGATACCTTCGTCCCAACCAGGAATAACCTGACCAACACCAACTTGAAAATCTAAAGGAGAATTTCTCTTGTATGAAGAATCGAAAACAGTACCATCTGCTAATTGCCCTTTGTAATGTACAGACACCATGTTACCTTTTTCGGCTTTTTTACCATTTCCTTTTTGAATGATCTTGTAACGTAATCCTGAAGCCGTTTCTTCAAAACCTGCAGCTAATTTATCTAACTCTGCTCTTGCCGCTTCACGCTCTGCAGCAATACGTTTTTCGCGCGCACCTTCAAAAGTTCTAAAAGCTTCAATAGCATTAAAATTTTTGGCAGCATCACCAACTCTTACAATCTCTATACTTTCTATTTTATCTCCTTGTGCTACAGCATCAACAACATCTTGTCCTTCTACCACATTACCAAACACCGTATGCTTACCATCTAACCAAGGGGTTTCTACGTGAGTTATGAAGAACTGGCTACCATTAGTACCAGGACCTGCATTTGCCATAGATAGTTTACCTGGCGCATCGTGTTTTAAATCTGGGTGAATTTCATCATCAAATTTATAACCTGGATTTCCTGTTCCTGTGCCAAGTGGACAACCTCCTTGAATCATAAAATCTGGAATTACCCTATGAAATTTTAAACCATCGTAGTAAGGTGTACCTTGTGGCTTTGCTGAGTTTTCTAAGTTACCCTCTGCTAAGGCTACAAAGTTACCTACTGTACCAGGCGTTTTTTCGAATTCTAAATTGACTAAGATTTCACCTTTTGAGGTGTTGAATTTTGCGTATAATCCGTCTTGCATTGTATTTTCTTTTGTTTAAGGCTGCAAAGATACGAAGTAAAGTTGGAAGTTTGAAGCTTGTTTGCGGAAGTGTTACCTCTTAAGAAACGTGTGTTTGAATGCTATATTTGTACTACTTCACCTTAATTATTACCACTATAAATATGATTTATATATGGTATAAAGTCGGCATATACTCGGTATACATGTTAATTTAGTTTGTATTTTATCTTGTTGGTGCCTTGACTTTGTCATGGAATTTCAGAAAATATAAAGATAGATTTATAAGACAGTTTTGCTTCTCGATACAAATTTTTCTCATTTCAATCGAAAAATTCACTCGAAGTGACGATGGATTTTGTTTGCTTAGAGTTGAGCGGTTGATCTTTGTTTTGCGAATTTAGATTTGGGAATTGCTATAATAAGTATAGTTTTGCCTAAATTTAAATTTATGGGTTTTTCACTTTCTAAACTGTTTAATAAAACTGAAACTTCTGAGGATACTATTGATGCAATCATTGCTTCTGTTGAGCACGATGCTTATGGTGTATCGGATAGCAATGTGCTTTTTTCTGGTCTTAGTGAATTGGGTGGTTATTTATTTTTTCAGACTATAGTTGTTGGTTCATTAAAAGTGAAGTGTAAAAATGGTGCTCGATTGACTTTTAAAGGACAGGATTTTGAATTGACCTTGAACTCTGACTCGCTTGAGTTTGAATCTCACCATACTGAAGTAAAGGGACGTTTTGTGACTAATATTGATTTTCAGATTGAAGAAAAAGATGTTAAGTCTTTACAAAACGCTACTTTATCTGAGATTGTATTGAATGTGAAGAACAAGGAGTTGTTGTTTACAAAGTATAACTCTGAGAAGTAGATTTATCTTCTTTAGTTTTTATTAGAGATCGTTATTGACTTCAATCCAATAGCCATTGGGATCCTGGAAGTAGATTTGTTTTATTCCATCGGCTCTTATGTAGTCTTTGTTTGGTGTGTCTTTCCAATCGGAATACTCGATATTTAAGGTTTCTAAATGGTTTACAAATGCGTTGA from Winogradskyella sp. MH6 includes these protein-coding regions:
- a CDS encoding peptidylprolyl isomerase, translating into MKPRFKILLLVLLALNVSFAQEKDEVLLTVDDEPIMTSEFLRVYNKNLDLVKDESQKDFDGYLKLFTEYQLKLKEAKRLKLDEDTKYQREFLRYKKQLTKNYLSENKVTDALVKEAYERNSFDVNASHVLVRLDGNAKDTIEAYNQVLKLRERVLKEGFDTVKADVHNGQTIFLEDLGYFSAFKMVYDFETAAYNTPKGEISMPFRTQFGYHVVKVNDKRPSRGTITAAHIMIALQQKDSLLNPEERINDIYKKLQQGEKFESLAKQFSDDKSSARNGGKLSSFKSGQLSSTIFEDHAFALKNDGDISQPFKSEYGWHIVKRISLEPIQSFEELKPTIESKVKRDSRSQLINEAMVDELKKRYEISYNSEAKKYFTPLLDNNYFTRSWRLPEDFDKDKIVFTIGNRSFTYGEFGHHLMSAQRNYANKKGDFSVIVDNEFDKFFENSILQYREDNLELENEDFANILKEYRDGLLLFDLMEKEIWNKASKDTVGLEAFYQKHKAKYQWSDRVDVVIATSANEDYAKKALKMMKKGKSEEEIKKALDTDSQKNIIFTKGVFNTNDPKLPANLKIEQGVSEIYSHNDAFHVIDVKSVLPAGNKTLEEAKGNVINDYQTEIEANWINSLHKRFKVELNEKALEKVKTKIKNQ
- a CDS encoding lycopene cyclase family protein; protein product: MTNYDYIILGAGASGLMLAYRMASDPFFDDKSILIIDKEKEKGNDRTWCFWENGKGEWDDILTKTWSKIYFGSDTHKEVIDISPYQYKMIRSEDFYNSLQQKIESKTNITFLNEEVVSFTEQKFNVQVITKNGSYVAAKLFNSIHKAELYQFQKKYPVLQQHFVGWFVKAEEAVFDDSKATFMDFTVPQNGNTRFMYVLPINKKTALFEYTLFSKELLQLNEYEDAIAVYLKQKGISDFKIIEKEKGAIPMTAFKFSEFNSKHILNIGTAGGWTKASTGYTFRNTTKKTKTLVEFLKTENDLNKYHKKSKFWFYDLIFLDVLANNNEEGAVLFASMFKKADVKTIFKFLDEESTLLEDLKIILSVPPKRFIQSFLKRLF
- a CDS encoding peptidyl-prolyl cis-trans isomerase codes for the protein MKKTFFILVVCLGCFSCDFFKKTDDREPIARVNETYLYKEDVEGLVPEGTSKEDSLVIVNGYINRWARQLLLMDGALLNLSQEKQEEFSKLVEQYKSDLYTKAYLEALVKKNIDTIVNTDEAEVFYEANKESFKLNDDLLQLRYISLPLNPIDLDTIKNRFKRYEAKDKRYLDSISVQFKSYSLNDSLWVKLSQVVDKVPVVTQESKDQLLKKSNFLQLKDSINLYLMHVNDIRLQNDYAPLEYVGKSIKQIVINKRKLELIKQLEKDISKDAIKNNKFQIYN
- a CDS encoding SRPBCC family protein, which gives rise to MKYTTEIIIEKPLQEVVNKMHSTENMKHWQEGLLSAEHISGIPGEFGAKMKLKYNFGKRKMELIETITKQDFPNEFHATYTTKGVRNIQQNYFESTPEGHTKWVSKNEFQPTTFMMNAMLFLMPGAFKKQTKKYMTNFKNFAEKGISVSNA
- a CDS encoding DUF922 domain-containing protein; amino-acid sequence: MKSTLYFLILFTLQFSLAQDSLSTKTIIPWTKDVKLNWVDFKGSPNTNILAYAQTSYKIDIFPTEVNVDANNNIQNFESLHVVANFYTNHSWVYRESDYLLKHEQLHFDIAGLYALKINKEFKKLIANKNANFDSYFDIYQNLWAKCRETQKQYDSETQHGQLVAENDEWIKKINAEIEMHL
- a CDS encoding peptidylprolyl isomerase is translated as MQDGLYAKFNTSKGEILVNLEFEKTPGTVGNFVALAEGNLENSAKPQGTPYYDGLKFHRVIPDFMIQGGCPLGTGTGNPGYKFDDEIHPDLKHDAPGKLSMANAGPGTNGSQFFITHVETPWLDGKHTVFGNVVEGQDVVDAVAQGDKIESIEIVRVGDAAKNFNAIEAFRTFEGAREKRIAAEREAARAELDKLAAGFEETASGLRYKIIQKGNGKKAEKGNMVSVHYKGQLADGTVFDSSYKRNSPLDFQVGVGQVIPGWDEGICLLNVGDKARLVIPSDLGYGAAGAGGVIPPNATLVFDVELMGTK